The Cyclobacterium amurskyense genome contains the following window.
AGTTTATGTTTCCTGACCAATTGATTAGCGTAATGGTAGCACTTACTGAGGCAAATAAACAGAATGGCTGTTTGCAGGTAATCAAAGGTTCGCATAAACTAGGAAGAGTAAACCATGGATTTGCAGGAGAACAGGTGGGGGCGGATATGGTAATGGTAGAGAATGCTTTGAAAACCATGGGGCTTGTTTATTGTGAAATAGAGCCTGGAGATGCACTTTTTTTTCATAGTAACCTATTGCACAGGTCCGCAGCCAACCTTTCTGATTCACCAAGGTGGTCCATTATATCCTGTTTTAATTCCCAGTCCAATATTGCATATAGCGAGACTTCTACTGCATGGAAAGTGGCTTTGGAACCGATCCCTGACGAAGCCATTTTAAATTGGGAGGCTGAAACGCTTTCGAATGCGGATTTTCTCAAGAAAGAAAATGACCCGGCATTGAAAAACACTGGTTGGGAGT
Protein-coding sequences here:
- a CDS encoding phytanoyl-CoA dioxygenase family protein; this translates as MKLNEEQIAQYHRDGYVLVKGFCSKEETNKLYKVAIEDEAMSKNAMDLNDQSGKKTRLSLWFKPGNDVFGYLTRSEKMVNSVGQLLEGEAPVCHFHSKLMQKEPKVGGAWEWHQDYGYWYKNQFMFPDQLISVMVALTEANKQNGCLQVIKGSHKLGRVNHGFAGEQVGADMVMVENALKTMGLVYCEIEPGDALFFHSNLLHRSAANLSDSPRWSIISCFNSQSNIAYSETSTAWKVALEPIPDEAILNWEAETLSNADFLKKENDPALKNTGWE